A region from the Pseudomonas cucumis genome encodes:
- a CDS encoding class I SAM-dependent methyltransferase, which produces MLSLLKKLTAGTSAAAQPLMPAPSVSEKVDPYMLGLHDAMLSGWFNQQTNELFTGFPVSPEDTLLDVGCGDGGNVHFCGMRGAKIIIADIDAAKVEATRQRLSDTPARGVECHVTDCNPLPIADATATRVVSTEVIEHVDDPAQFLAELVRVGKPGALYLLSVPHPSSEDLQKDIAAPEYFQKPNHIRIISEEQFKAMVSDAGLEVISHSQYGFYWSMWMLLFWEAKVDFSNADHPLLNHWADTWQAVLSSPRGAQIKQALDAVVAKSQVIIARKPMAE; this is translated from the coding sequence ATGCTGAGCCTTTTGAAGAAACTCACGGCGGGCACATCCGCTGCCGCGCAGCCGCTGATGCCAGCACCCTCGGTATCCGAGAAAGTCGACCCGTACATGCTCGGCCTGCACGACGCGATGCTCAGCGGCTGGTTCAACCAGCAAACTAACGAGCTGTTCACCGGTTTCCCGGTCAGCCCCGAGGACACGCTGCTGGACGTAGGCTGCGGTGACGGTGGCAACGTGCATTTCTGTGGCATGCGCGGGGCGAAGATCATCATCGCCGACATCGACGCCGCCAAGGTCGAAGCGACTCGTCAGCGCCTGAGCGACACGCCGGCGCGGGGCGTCGAGTGCCACGTCACGGACTGCAACCCGCTGCCGATTGCCGACGCGACCGCGACCCGGGTGGTGTCGACCGAAGTCATTGAACATGTCGACGATCCGGCGCAGTTCCTCGCCGAGCTGGTGCGGGTCGGCAAGCCCGGGGCGCTGTATTTGCTCAGCGTTCCGCACCCGAGTTCCGAAGACCTGCAAAAAGACATCGCCGCACCGGAGTATTTCCAGAAGCCCAACCACATTCGCATCATCAGCGAAGAGCAGTTCAAGGCGATGGTCAGCGACGCCGGCCTGGAAGTCATCAGCCACAGCCAGTACGGGTTCTATTGGTCGATGTGGATGCTGTTGTTCTGGGAAGCCAAAGTCGATTTCAGCAACGCCGACCATCCGCTGCTCAATCATTGGGCCGACACCTGGCAAGCCGTGCTGTCCTCGCCACGGGGGGCACAGATCAAACAGGCGCTGGACGCGGTGGTGGCGAAAAGTCAGGTGATCATTGCCCGCAAGCCAATGGCTGAGTAG